From the Pieris napi chromosome 20, ilPieNapi1.2, whole genome shotgun sequence genome, one window contains:
- the LOC125059636 gene encoding coiled-coil-helix-coiled-coil-helix domain-containing protein 7, which produces MPSLKNPDAERNNPCLKEQEASYRCLDKNGFDAEKCELYFDNYNTCKKFWGKVSKDRRAKGLTPYLPDLTERDHVKQEYLKNVYFTS; this is translated from the exons atgcCCTCTTTAAAAAATCCTGATGCTGAGCGCAATAACCCTTGTCTAAAG gAACAAGAAGCTTCCTACAGGTGTTTGGATAAAAATGGATTTGATGCAGAGAAGtgtgaattatattttgataactACAATACATGTAAGAAGTTTTGg ggTAAAGTATCCAAAGATCGCAGAGCAAAGGGCCTAACTCCTTACCTTCCTGACCTCACAGAGAGAGATCATGTCAAACAGGAGTACTTGAAAAACGTTTATTTTActtcataa
- the LOC125059729 gene encoding ethanolaminephosphotransferase 1-like: protein MFNYKYLSREHLEGFDNYKYMSKDTSPLSVYVMHPFWNKVVELVPRWVAPNVLTFSGFLFTVLDFILLSYYDYDYTAASAVVKNETVVEPLNGRTEVIPQTLWYFLSVFLFLAYTLDGIDGKQARRTQTSGPLGELFDHGLDSYSVFFIPACLYSIFGRLDFSIPPIRMYYVMWNLLLNFYISHWEKYNTGVLFLPWGYDFSMWASTFFFMWTGVKGTGYYKKYIFGSYTLANAFEWVIYGTGVFTNLPVALYNIYLSYKLRTGKMRNPLEAIRPVWSILSVFLVSSVWVHKSHLVEIEPRGVFLLIGTLFSNVACRLIVSQMSNQRCDAINWLLWPLTGSVIASIVFPGYDLAIFYALTLLVIVAHVHYGACVVRQMCDHFRIRCFHIKQRAD from the exons ATGTTTAATTACAAGTATTTATCTCGGGAACATCTCGAAGGATTTGATAATTACAAG TACATGTCAAAAGACACCAGTCCTCTCAGTGTTTATGTTATGCACCCATTTTGGAATAAAGTTGTAGAG CTAGTACCAAGATGGGTTGCACCAAATGTTTTAACATTTTCGGGATTTCTCTTCACTGTACTCGATTTCATACTATTGTCATACTATGATTATGACTACACGGCAGCCAGTGCAGTGGTGAAAAATGAAACTGTGGTTGAACCACTGAATGGTAGGACCGAAGTAATACCCCAAACGCTGTGGTACTTTCTCTCAGTGTTCCTGTTTTTGGCATATACCCTGG ATGGTATTGATGGTAAACAAGCCCGTAGAACACAAACATCAGGCCCGCTTGGTGAACTCTTTGACCATGGACTGGATTCATACTCAGTTTTCTTTATACCTGCTTGTCTTTATTCCATATTTGGTCGACTGGATTTCTCCATTCCACCTATAAG aatGTATTATGTGATGTGGAACCTTCTTTTGAATTTCTACATAAGCCATTGGGAGAAATACAATACTGGAGTATTGTTCCTGCCCTGGGGATACGATTTTAGTATGTGG GCATCGACATTTTTCTTTATGTGGACTGGGGTGAAGGGAACAGGGTACTATAAAAAGTACATTTTTGGCAGCTATACCTTAGCCAATGCCTTCGAGTGGGTCATATATGGAACGGGTGTCTTCACCAATCTACCTGTTGccttgtataatatatattt GTCATACAAATTACGAACCGGCAAAATGCGTAATCCCCTAGAAGCGATACGACCCGTTTGGTCAATTTTAAGTGTATTTCTGGTGTCGTCGGTGTGGGTCCATAAATCCCATTTGGTGGAGATTGAGCCAAGAGGAGTGTTCCTACTGATAGGCACTTTGTTTAGTAACGTTGCT TGCCGGCTTATAGTTAGTCAAATGAGTAACCAGAGGTGCGATGCGATCAACTGGCTCCTTTGGCCGTTAACCGGAAGTGTCATAGCATCTATTGTATTCCCGGGATACGACCTGGCTATATTCTACGCTCTGACGCTTCTAGTAATCGTTGCTCATGTGCATTATGGCGCTTGTGTG GTACGACAAATGTGTGATCACTTCAGAATAAGGTGTTTCCACATAAAACAACGTGCTGATTGA
- the LOC125059727 gene encoding caspase-1-like, producing MNSWEINYQSDSNENDSVITTDGTVFNPPTYEAEAELQALPETPEIHPDNILYPNTIWFNSKPLNKFAKTYELEKFEKNLLIIFNQENIIGYEPRLGTEKDVTALINTFSQFGFEIEPYKDKTKSFVLGVLRNFKYRNFSDYGCVAVVVLTHGTTEGLIRAKDQFYKEFDVIDAFKTYNNPSLITKPKLLFIQACRGKQSVKGVNVGTPTTLSIKKDECHIEPYTLPAESDMYVLHSSYMGKPSHRDEFNGTWLIQTLCKKINELAPTHDLTSIVTEVKQEVAIDLCFEEYNTETLEVETNTQVPVDTSTLIRKLYFRKFGESVSYTDSRVERSDSITPLLEFGPCVCFLDYFAYITECLRLYLEHNPEDAIAQYFIEASETIDSSEMSGSKEKMTNAIVNYLRNHAKQFDFYKYMYFKK from the exons ATGAATTCATgggaaataaattatcaaagtGATTCTAATGAAAATGATTCGGTGATAACAACAGATGGAACGGTTTTTAACCCTCCAACTTACGAAGCCGAAGCGGAACTGCAAGCCCTACCAGAGACACCAGAAATACATCCAGACAATATTCTTTATCCTAATACCATTTGGTTTAACTCTAAACCGCTAAATAAATTTGCGAAAACATACGAATTAGAGAAATTCGAGAagaatttgttaataatattcaatcaagaaaatataattggcTATGAGCCTAGATTGGGCACGGAGAAGGATGTCACTGCTttgataaatacattttcacaATTTGGCTTTGAAATTGAACCGTATAAAGATAAAACGAAAAGTTTCGTTCTGGGTGTATTAAGAAACt TCAAATACAGAAATTTCTCCGACTATGGGTGCGTTGCGGTGGTTGTGCTGACCCATGGGACTACGGAGGGCTTAATACGAGCGAAAGATCAATTTTACAAGGAGTTTGACGTAATAGACGCATTCAAAACGTATAACAATCCGTCTTTGATCACAAAACCTAAACTTCTATTTATCCAG GCTTGTCGTGGTAAGCAGTCCGTCAAGGGAGTCAATGTTGGTACTCCAACAACACTCTCGATAAAGAAAGATGAATGCCATATCGAACCATATACCTTACCAGCTGAGTCGGATATGTACGTTCTCCACAGTTCATACATGGGCAAACCTTCACATAG AGACGAATTCAACGGTACATGGCTAATTCAGACATTGTGTAAAAAGATAAATGAATTAGCGCCAACCCACGACTTGACCAGTATAGTCACTGAGGTGAAGCAAGAAGTGGCAATCGATTTGTGCTTCGAAGAATATAACACAGAAACATTAGAAGTGGAGACGAACACACAGGTGCCTGTGGATACGTCGACTCTAATTCGGAAGTTGTATTTTCGGAAGTTTGGTGAATCTGTATCGTATACCGACTCACGTGTAGAAAGAAGTGATTCGATCACGCCTTTACTGGAATTTGGGCCTTGTGTCTGCTTTTTGGACTACTTCGCGTATATAACGGAATGTTTACG GTTATACTTAGAACACAATCCAGAAGATGCAATAGCGCAGTACTTCATCGAAGCGTCAGAAACCATTGACAGTTCCGAGATGAGTGGTTCTAAAGAGAAAATGACTAATGCAATTGTTAACTACTTACGTAATCATGCTAAGCAATttgatttttacaaatatatgtattttaaaaaatga